A region from the Sandaracinus amylolyticus genome encodes:
- a CDS encoding FAD-dependent oxidoreductase: MTTRGPGAERAHVVIVGGGLAGCAAATVLAERGVRVTVIEKERYLGGRVGAWEDQLADGTRFEMERGFHAFFRQYYNVRALLRRIDPSLSCLRPLEDYPLLGPRGWSESFSGLPRRVPLNLLALVWRTPSLRLRDLPRIDVRPATEMVAFDPSATYAKWDHVTAREYLDSLGFPTRARQMLFDVFAHSFFNPEHEYSAAELLAMFHFYFLGNPEGLVFDVLREPFSTALWKPLRAYLEARGVRFVMESEVSRIVRRGARLSVEHSSGREEGDSLVLAVTVPALRALVDASPSLRDEANGSSSRVDAWTREVASLDVTLPFVVWRLWIDRPLRADRAPFAGTTGLGILDNVSIYEKLEGESAEWARRTGGSIVELHAYAVDEWMDEAEIRRALMDGLYEIYPEARDVKVLDERYLVRRDCPSFAPGSHATRPGVETPVPGLWLAGDFVKLPFPSALMERAVASGFRAASGIAASLGVAEEPIRTVPPRGVLAPWVPRA, translated from the coding sequence ATGACGACGAGGGGTCCAGGAGCCGAGCGCGCGCACGTCGTGATCGTGGGCGGTGGGCTCGCAGGGTGCGCGGCAGCGACGGTGCTCGCGGAGCGCGGCGTGCGCGTGACCGTGATCGAGAAGGAGCGCTACCTCGGCGGGCGCGTCGGCGCGTGGGAGGACCAGCTCGCGGACGGAACGCGCTTCGAGATGGAGCGCGGGTTCCACGCGTTCTTCAGGCAGTACTACAACGTCCGCGCGCTGCTGCGGCGGATCGATCCGTCGCTCTCGTGCCTGCGCCCGCTCGAGGACTATCCGCTGCTCGGCCCGCGCGGATGGAGCGAGTCGTTCTCGGGTCTGCCGCGGCGCGTGCCGCTCAACCTCCTCGCGCTCGTGTGGCGCACTCCGTCGCTGCGCCTCCGCGATCTGCCGCGCATCGACGTGCGCCCGGCGACGGAGATGGTCGCGTTCGATCCGAGCGCGACGTATGCGAAGTGGGATCACGTCACGGCGCGCGAGTACCTCGACTCGCTCGGGTTCCCCACGCGCGCACGGCAGATGTTGTTCGATGTCTTCGCGCACTCGTTCTTCAATCCGGAGCACGAGTACTCGGCGGCCGAGCTGCTCGCGATGTTCCACTTCTACTTCCTCGGGAACCCCGAGGGCCTCGTGTTCGACGTGCTGCGCGAGCCGTTCTCCACCGCGCTGTGGAAGCCGCTGCGCGCGTACCTCGAAGCGCGCGGCGTGCGCTTCGTGATGGAGAGCGAGGTGTCGCGCATCGTGCGTCGCGGCGCGCGCCTCTCGGTCGAGCACTCGAGCGGTCGCGAGGAGGGCGACTCGCTGGTGCTCGCGGTGACGGTGCCGGCGCTGCGCGCGCTCGTCGATGCGTCGCCGTCGCTGCGCGACGAAGCGAACGGCTCGTCGTCGCGCGTCGATGCGTGGACGCGCGAGGTCGCGTCGCTCGACGTGACGCTGCCGTTCGTCGTGTGGAGGCTCTGGATCGATCGACCGCTGCGCGCCGATCGCGCGCCGTTCGCGGGCACGACCGGGCTCGGCATCCTCGACAACGTGTCGATCTACGAGAAGCTCGAGGGCGAGAGCGCGGAGTGGGCGCGGCGCACCGGCGGCTCGATCGTCGAGCTGCACGCGTACGCGGTCGACGAGTGGATGGACGAGGCGGAGATCCGTCGCGCGCTGATGGACGGGCTCTACGAGATCTATCCGGAGGCGCGCGACGTGAAGGTGCTCGACGAGCGGTATCTCGTGCGTCGCGACTGCCCTTCGTTCGCGCCGGGATCGCACGCGACGCGGCCGGGTGTGGAGACGCCGGTGCCGGGGCTGTGGCTCGCGGGCGACTTCGTGAAGCTGCCGTTCCCCAGCGCGTTGATGGAGCGCGCGGTCGCGTCGGGGTTCCGCGCGGCGAGCGGCATCGCGGCGTCGCTGGGCGTCGCGGAAGAGCCGATCCGCACGGTGCCGCCGCGCGGCGTGCTCGCGCCGTGGGTGCCGCGCGCGTGA
- a CDS encoding lycopene cyclase family protein, giving the protein MGAARVTLDAEHVIVGAGCAGLSLAVRLAMRTPRERGRVLVIDPREELGGDRTWCMFRGAPHPFERAITHRWDRWRVIAGGRVIERSVPGRPYEHVDSTRFFEEAIARVETSEGVRLERGVRADAIVDEGAQVRIETGGGTLRARIAWDARGGGPDERPREDDVRWIQHFVGWVVRTERAIFEPGIATLMDFSVSQSRGPHFVYVLPYAANEALVEDTYFGDVPLAVAEYERGIREWLDAHHAGGVEIVRRERGQIPMSTAQITPRRDPRIVPIGLRAGSAKPSSGYAFAFIQRHVEALAARVDRGETVPPEVAVRSPITTFYDRVFLAYLRRHPTSAPEVFGSLFARTSPERLVRFLSEEGGVGDHLAVMNAVPRLAVMAEIARSRGLWMGR; this is encoded by the coding sequence GTGGGTGCCGCGCGCGTGACGCTCGACGCGGAGCACGTGATCGTCGGCGCGGGCTGCGCCGGGCTCTCGCTCGCGGTGCGGCTCGCGATGCGCACGCCGCGCGAGCGCGGGCGTGTGCTCGTGATCGATCCGCGCGAAGAGCTCGGCGGCGATCGCACGTGGTGCATGTTCCGCGGCGCGCCGCACCCGTTCGAGCGCGCGATCACGCATCGCTGGGATCGGTGGCGCGTGATCGCCGGCGGGCGCGTGATCGAGCGCAGCGTGCCGGGGCGGCCCTACGAGCACGTGGACTCGACGCGCTTCTTCGAGGAAGCGATCGCGCGCGTCGAAACGAGCGAGGGCGTGCGGCTCGAGCGCGGGGTGCGCGCGGACGCGATCGTCGACGAGGGCGCGCAGGTGCGCATCGAGACCGGTGGCGGGACGCTGCGCGCGCGCATCGCGTGGGACGCGCGCGGAGGCGGGCCCGACGAGCGGCCGCGCGAGGACGACGTGCGCTGGATCCAGCACTTCGTCGGCTGGGTCGTGCGCACCGAGCGGGCGATCTTCGAGCCCGGGATCGCGACGCTGATGGACTTCTCGGTGTCGCAGTCGCGTGGGCCGCACTTCGTGTACGTGCTCCCGTACGCGGCGAACGAAGCGCTGGTCGAGGACACGTACTTCGGCGACGTGCCGCTCGCGGTGGCCGAGTACGAGCGCGGGATCCGCGAGTGGCTCGACGCGCACCACGCGGGCGGCGTCGAGATCGTGCGGCGCGAGCGCGGGCAGATCCCGATGAGCACGGCGCAGATCACGCCGCGTCGCGATCCGCGCATCGTGCCGATCGGCCTGCGCGCGGGGAGCGCGAAGCCGTCGAGCGGCTACGCGTTCGCGTTCATCCAGCGTCACGTGGAAGCGCTGGCAGCGCGCGTCGATCGCGGCGAGACGGTGCCGCCCGAGGTCGCGGTGCGCTCGCCGATCACGACGTTCTACGATCGCGTGTTCCTCGCGTACTTGCGGCGCCATCCGACGAGCGCGCCCGAGGTGTTCGGCTCGCTGTTCGCGCGCACGAGCCCGGAGCGCCTCGTGCGCTTCTTGTCGGAGGAGGGCGGCGTCGGCGATCACCTCGCGGTGATGAACGCCGTGCCGCGCCTCGCGGTGATGGCGGAGATCGCGCGCTCGCGCGGGCTGTGGATGGGGCGCTGA
- a CDS encoding ABC transporter permease subunit, whose amino-acid sequence MNVHHVRAVMRREWIELRRNRLVMLTMAILPMALVGAAISTTAFLSRVPDAEFRGDVPAGLAPQLQALGRGRDALLALVADQYLSMLLLIALALPSTIAAHAIVGEKVERTLEPLLATPIATGDLLLGKCLAAVVPATLMTQLAYVITLAGFHQTCPPAVFALAVRAVWPAAFLAVTPVLALLSALAAIVASSRVNDPRTAQGLVGFLVIPVIVMGISTVMGELFLDVRLLLWGAAVLLGIDALALWIAVRLFSREAILTRWK is encoded by the coding sequence ATGAACGTGCACCACGTCCGCGCGGTGATGCGTCGCGAGTGGATCGAGCTGCGCCGCAACCGCCTCGTGATGCTCACGATGGCGATCCTCCCGATGGCGCTGGTCGGCGCCGCGATCTCGACGACTGCGTTCCTCTCGCGCGTCCCCGACGCGGAGTTCCGCGGCGACGTCCCCGCCGGGCTCGCGCCGCAGCTCCAGGCGCTCGGCCGCGGTCGCGACGCGCTGCTCGCGCTCGTCGCCGATCAGTACCTCTCGATGCTGCTCCTGATCGCGCTCGCGCTGCCCTCGACGATCGCGGCGCACGCGATCGTCGGCGAGAAGGTCGAGCGCACGCTCGAGCCGCTCCTCGCGACGCCGATCGCGACGGGCGATCTGCTGCTCGGCAAGTGCCTCGCCGCGGTCGTGCCCGCGACGCTGATGACGCAGCTCGCGTACGTCATCACGCTCGCCGGCTTCCACCAGACGTGCCCGCCCGCGGTGTTCGCGCTCGCGGTGCGCGCGGTGTGGCCCGCGGCGTTCCTCGCGGTGACGCCGGTGCTCGCGCTGCTGAGCGCGCTCGCCGCGATCGTCGCGTCGTCGCGGGTCAACGATCCGCGAACCGCGCAGGGGCTCGTCGGATTCCTGGTGATCCCCGTCATCGTCATGGGGATCTCCACGGTGATGGGCGAGCTCTTCCTCGACGTGCGGCTCCTGCTCTGGGGTGCCGCGGTACTGCTCGGCATCGACGCGCTCGCCCTGTGGATCGCGGTGCGCCTCTTCTCGCGCGAAGCGATCCTCACGCGATGGAAGTGA
- a CDS encoding ABC transporter ATP-binding protein, translating to MIRAENLGRRFGDFVALEGLDLEIAEGEVFGLLGPNGAGKTTTVRLLTAVISPTTGRATVAGFDVATQAEQVRAHVGILTETPGIYVRLDAVENLRFFADIHGLRDTDARIRAVLERLDLWARRKEPVGGWSKGMRQRLAIARAVLHEPKVVFLDEPTSALDPAAARTVRELVTELRREGRTIILCTHNLDEAERLCDRIGVLRTRLLRVDTPAGLCRDLERACTIVRLATAHGAIADVARALPFVRDVELAGDTLRIALDDPESQNPALVRALVEAGAEIRTVSEEVRTLEQVYLELVGAAKEARA from the coding sequence GTGATCCGCGCGGAGAACCTCGGTCGTCGCTTCGGCGACTTCGTCGCGCTCGAGGGGCTCGATCTGGAGATCGCGGAGGGCGAGGTCTTCGGCCTGCTCGGACCGAACGGCGCGGGCAAGACGACCACGGTGCGACTTCTGACCGCGGTCATTTCTCCCACCACGGGTCGCGCCACCGTCGCGGGCTTCGACGTCGCGACCCAGGCCGAGCAGGTGCGCGCGCACGTCGGCATCCTCACCGAGACGCCGGGCATCTACGTGCGCCTCGACGCCGTCGAGAACCTGCGCTTCTTCGCCGACATCCACGGCCTGCGCGACACCGACGCCCGCATCCGCGCGGTGCTCGAGCGGCTCGACCTCTGGGCGCGCCGCAAGGAGCCGGTCGGGGGTTGGAGCAAGGGCATGCGGCAGCGCCTCGCGATCGCGCGCGCGGTGCTGCACGAGCCGAAGGTCGTGTTCCTCGACGAGCCGACGAGCGCGCTCGATCCCGCGGCCGCGCGCACCGTGCGCGAGCTCGTGACGGAGCTGCGCAGGGAAGGGCGCACGATCATCCTCTGCACGCACAACCTCGACGAGGCCGAGCGTCTCTGCGATCGCATCGGTGTGCTGCGCACGCGACTGCTGCGCGTCGACACGCCAGCGGGGCTGTGCCGCGACCTCGAGCGCGCGTGCACCATCGTGCGGCTCGCGACCGCGCACGGCGCGATCGCCGACGTCGCGCGCGCGCTGCCCTTCGTGCGTGACGTCGAGCTCGCGGGCGACACGCTGCGCATCGCGCTGGACGATCCCGAGTCGCAGAACCCCGCGCTGGTGCGCGCGCTCGTCGAGGCGGGCGCGGAGATCCGCACCGTCAGCGAAGAGGTGCGCACGCTCGAGCAGGTCTACCTCGAGCTCGTCGGTGCCGCGAAGGAGGCGCGCGCATGA
- a CDS encoding FHA domain-containing protein — translation MTRVGESVPMPAPVTVPSPAPRMSAPGAPLASSPGVAAPRPSAVSPPQQAAPPRTMALDQVSALGLVGTPPPATEITLGRDPACSIVIDNSVVSARHARITKTQPAGLQIDDLGSTNGTYVNGVRVVRQAITFRDDVRLGSAPVPLSDPRIANLLVRVVRRPAKGQPIVLGSAAPSDVTIEYPDVAPQHAQIVETPEGVMVVRDLGAPAGTFIDGPHFRVTEARLQPNSLLLLGGFPLPVPLLDRLLSEAESGASALAAAVTQNVNLDRPVLHVGRGAENDLVLPHPTVSTRHARLTRGSDGTVRVEDLGSTNGTYVDGERVSSRGAIARPGQRVMVGAVALMIGQGGRIAGAQRAKVRLDLVQVGLTVPDRGSGKPRTLLDHVSMSIFPGELVGMLGPSGAGKSTLLMSVLGLYRPTHGGVLLNGRPLFQQYESFRTNVGYVPQDDIVHPQLTVREALWYACKLRLPSGTSKKDLDAAIEQTLKQVGLWEQRDLQIGSAEEKVLSGGQRRRVNLAVELVTDPSLLILDEPTSGLSWTDAADVVATLRRLADGGRTIVLTIHQPDYQEYEKFDTVAILGRGGKLLFYGPPSPDSYEFFGAAPGKPREMFDHVEQMPADEWRGRFQKTQTFQRFVTQRAPGADASTQGPPPKPRSRSSLRQFPVLLARSLKLTLRNKTALLLLLLQAPLLGLLIGLTTAGSTTFAAGSFGCRDTTGPDTVDECASEHETIACDPETVQSAVQARVMRGEPPFSDTMQRWRDARIRDPRTGLLAILMALFLPMIIASSNVLVAERTIYERERLAGLNIIPYVLARFLVLAGLGAIVATLNLTVALPLLELRGNPFWYWLVGVMVTSSASAMGLALSAAVRNPVSALWGINFLVIPQLLFAGSITRLTGFTWLVSWFTTTRYALEALSNVDLRARGHLHVCQIERYMENFPGFIPSLHMPIVYAATGIGTLTFGCVVLTMLLLRLKDKRVG, via the coding sequence ATGACGCGCGTCGGCGAGTCGGTGCCGATGCCCGCGCCCGTCACGGTGCCTTCGCCCGCGCCGCGCATGTCCGCGCCGGGCGCACCGCTCGCATCGTCGCCCGGCGTCGCCGCGCCGCGTCCGTCCGCCGTCTCACCGCCGCAGCAAGCCGCACCGCCGCGCACGATGGCGCTCGATCAGGTGAGCGCGCTCGGGCTCGTGGGCACGCCGCCGCCCGCCACCGAGATCACGCTCGGTCGCGATCCGGCGTGCTCGATCGTGATCGACAACTCCGTCGTCTCCGCGCGCCACGCGCGCATCACGAAGACGCAGCCCGCGGGGCTGCAGATCGACGACCTCGGATCGACCAACGGCACGTACGTCAACGGCGTGCGCGTCGTGCGCCAGGCGATCACGTTCCGCGACGACGTACGCCTCGGCTCGGCGCCGGTGCCGCTGTCGGATCCGCGCATCGCGAACCTGCTCGTGCGCGTCGTGCGACGTCCCGCGAAGGGCCAGCCGATCGTGCTCGGCAGCGCGGCACCGAGCGACGTCACGATCGAGTACCCCGACGTGGCGCCGCAGCACGCGCAGATCGTCGAGACGCCCGAGGGCGTGATGGTCGTGCGCGACCTCGGCGCGCCCGCGGGCACGTTCATCGACGGGCCGCACTTCCGCGTGACCGAGGCGCGCCTGCAGCCGAACTCGCTGCTCTTGCTCGGCGGGTTCCCGCTGCCCGTGCCGCTGCTCGATCGACTGCTCAGCGAGGCGGAGTCGGGCGCGTCCGCGCTCGCCGCCGCGGTCACGCAGAACGTCAACCTCGACCGCCCGGTGCTGCACGTCGGGCGCGGCGCCGAGAACGATCTCGTGCTCCCGCACCCGACCGTGAGCACGCGCCACGCGCGGCTCACGCGCGGCAGCGACGGCACGGTGCGCGTCGAGGATCTCGGCTCGACGAACGGCACCTACGTCGACGGCGAGCGCGTCTCCTCGCGCGGCGCGATCGCACGCCCCGGACAGCGCGTGATGGTCGGCGCGGTCGCGCTGATGATCGGCCAGGGTGGCCGCATCGCGGGCGCACAGCGCGCGAAGGTGCGGCTCGATCTCGTGCAGGTCGGGCTCACGGTGCCCGATCGCGGCAGCGGCAAGCCGCGCACGCTGCTCGATCACGTCTCGATGTCGATCTTCCCGGGCGAGCTCGTGGGCATGCTCGGCCCGAGCGGCGCAGGGAAGAGCACGCTGCTGATGAGCGTGCTCGGCCTCTATCGCCCGACGCACGGCGGCGTGCTGCTCAACGGTCGCCCGCTCTTCCAGCAGTACGAGTCGTTCCGCACGAACGTCGGCTACGTGCCGCAGGACGACATCGTCCATCCGCAGCTCACCGTGCGCGAGGCGCTCTGGTACGCGTGCAAGCTCCGCTTGCCGAGCGGCACCAGCAAGAAGGATCTCGACGCCGCGATCGAGCAGACGCTCAAGCAGGTCGGCCTCTGGGAGCAGCGCGATCTGCAGATCGGCAGCGCCGAGGAGAAGGTGCTCTCCGGCGGTCAGCGGCGCCGCGTGAACCTCGCGGTCGAGCTCGTCACCGATCCCTCGCTCTTGATCCTCGACGAGCCGACGAGCGGCCTCTCGTGGACCGACGCCGCCGACGTCGTCGCCACGCTGCGACGCCTCGCGGATGGCGGCCGCACGATCGTCCTCACGATCCACCAGCCCGACTACCAGGAGTACGAGAAGTTCGACACCGTCGCGATCCTCGGTCGCGGCGGCAAGCTGCTCTTCTACGGTCCGCCTTCGCCCGACTCGTACGAGTTCTTCGGCGCGGCGCCGGGCAAGCCGCGCGAGATGTTCGACCACGTCGAGCAGATGCCCGCCGACGAGTGGCGCGGTCGGTTCCAGAAGACCCAGACGTTCCAGCGCTTCGTCACGCAGCGCGCGCCCGGCGCGGACGCATCGACCCAGGGCCCGCCGCCCAAGCCGCGCAGTCGCTCGTCGCTCCGGCAGTTCCCGGTGCTGCTCGCGCGCTCGCTCAAGCTCACGCTGCGCAACAAGACCGCATTGTTGCTCCTCTTGCTACAAGCGCCGCTGCTCGGACTGCTCATCGGCCTCACCACCGCGGGCTCGACGACGTTCGCCGCGGGCTCGTTCGGATGTCGCGACACGACGGGCCCCGACACCGTCGACGAGTGCGCCTCGGAGCACGAGACGATCGCGTGCGATCCCGAGACCGTGCAGAGCGCGGTGCAGGCGCGCGTGATGCGTGGTGAGCCGCCGTTCAGCGACACGATGCAGCGATGGCGCGACGCGCGGATCCGCGATCCCCGCACCGGCCTGCTCGCGATCCTCATGGCGCTCTTCTTACCGATGATCATCGCGAGCTCGAACGTGCTCGTCGCGGAGCGCACGATCTACGAGCGAGAGCGGCTCGCGGGGCTCAACATCATCCCGTACGTGCTCGCGCGGTTCCTCGTGCTCGCGGGCCTCGGCGCGATCGTCGCGACGCTCAACCTCACGGTCGCGCTGCCGCTGCTCGAGCTGCGCGGCAATCCGTTCTGGTATTGGCTCGTCGGCGTGATGGTGACGAGCTCCGCGAGCGCGATGGGCCTCGCGCTCTCCGCTGCTGTGCGCAACCCGGTCTCGGCGCTCTGGGGCATCAACTTCCTGGTCATCCCGCAGCTGCTCTTCGCGGGATCGATCACGCGCCTCACCGGGTTCACCTGGCTCGTGAGCTGGTTCACCACGACGCGCTACGCGCTCGAGGCGCTGAGCAACGTCGATCTGCGCGCGCGCGGTCACCTGCACGTCTGTCAGATCGAGCGCTACATGGAGAATTTCCCGGGGTTCATCCCCTCGCTCCACATGCCGATCGTCTATGCGGCGACCGGCATCGGCACGCTCACGTTCGGCTGCGTGGTGCTCACGATGTTGCTCCTGCGCCTCAAGGACAAGCGCGTGGGATGA
- a CDS encoding acetyl-CoA carboxylase biotin carboxylase subunit: MFRKVLVANRGEIAVRVMRTLREMGIASVAVYSDADRDALHVRVADEAVHIGPSPSRESYLLVDRIVDACKKTGAEAVHPGYGFLSEKAELPRALAAAGITFIGPDASAMDAMGYKTSARARMIEAGVPVVPGADAKDFETLAREADRIGYPLMLKAAGGGGGKGMRAVHSKNDLKGAWERARSEAASAFGDDHVYVEKLIVEPRHVEIQVLGDKHGNVVHLFERDCSIQRRNQKVVEETPTPSPVRTPELIGKMGEVAVRAAKAVGYHSAGTVEFLLAPDGSFYFLEMNTRLQVEHPITELITGIDLVREMVRIAAGEPLGYTQADVQQRGHAIQCRVYAEDPATGFLPSPGKIEVLRTPSGPGVRDDGGAYEGFEIPSFYDPLVSKLCVWAPTRELAMARMKRALSEYVVGGIRTNIPFHLALLEHPEFVRGRYDTGFIPRNEATLLTSGSTRDTGDAMAIAAAVHRALSDDRAAKQSAREAMGGGGAGAPGMSPWRLGAIAKLR; the protein is encoded by the coding sequence ATGTTCCGCAAGGTCCTGGTGGCGAACCGCGGCGAGATCGCCGTGCGAGTGATGCGCACGCTGCGCGAGATGGGCATCGCGTCGGTCGCGGTGTACAGCGACGCCGATCGCGATGCGCTGCACGTGCGCGTCGCCGACGAAGCGGTGCACATCGGGCCGTCGCCGAGCCGCGAGAGCTACCTGCTCGTCGATCGCATCGTCGACGCGTGCAAGAAGACCGGCGCGGAAGCGGTGCACCCGGGCTACGGCTTCCTCAGCGAGAAGGCGGAGCTCCCGCGCGCGCTCGCCGCGGCGGGGATCACGTTCATCGGCCCGGACGCGTCGGCGATGGACGCGATGGGCTACAAGACCTCGGCGCGCGCGCGGATGATCGAGGCGGGCGTCCCCGTCGTGCCGGGCGCCGACGCGAAGGACTTCGAGACGCTCGCGCGCGAGGCCGATCGCATCGGCTATCCGCTCATGCTCAAGGCCGCGGGCGGCGGCGGCGGCAAGGGCATGCGCGCCGTGCACTCGAAGAACGATCTGAAGGGCGCGTGGGAGCGCGCGCGCTCCGAAGCCGCGAGCGCGTTCGGCGACGATCACGTCTACGTCGAGAAGCTGATCGTCGAGCCGCGCCACGTCGAGATCCAGGTGCTCGGCGACAAGCACGGCAACGTCGTGCACCTGTTCGAGCGCGACTGCTCGATCCAGCGCCGCAACCAGAAGGTCGTCGAGGAGACGCCGACGCCGTCGCCGGTGCGCACGCCCGAGCTCATCGGGAAGATGGGCGAGGTCGCGGTCCGTGCCGCGAAGGCGGTGGGTTACCACAGCGCGGGCACCGTCGAGTTCCTGCTCGCGCCCGACGGCTCGTTCTACTTCCTCGAGATGAACACGCGCCTGCAGGTCGAGCACCCGATCACCGAGCTGATCACGGGGATCGATCTGGTGCGCGAGATGGTGCGCATCGCGGCGGGCGAGCCGCTCGGGTACACGCAGGCCGACGTGCAGCAGCGCGGCCACGCGATCCAGTGCCGCGTGTACGCCGAGGATCCCGCGACGGGATTCCTCCCGAGCCCCGGGAAGATCGAAGTGCTGCGCACGCCGAGCGGCCCCGGCGTGCGCGACGACGGCGGCGCGTACGAGGGGTTCGAGATCCCGAGCTTCTACGATCCGCTCGTCAGCAAGCTCTGCGTGTGGGCGCCGACGCGCGAGCTCGCGATGGCGCGCATGAAGCGCGCGTTGAGCGAGTACGTCGTCGGCGGCATCCGCACCAACATCCCGTTCCACCTCGCGCTGCTCGAGCACCCCGAGTTCGTGCGCGGCCGCTACGACACGGGCTTCATTCCGCGCAACGAGGCGACGCTGCTCACGAGCGGCTCCACGCGCGACACCGGCGACGCGATGGCGATCGCGGCCGCGGTGCACCGCGCGCTCTCAGACGATCGCGCCGCGAAGCAGTCAGCGCGCGAGGCGATGGGCGGTGGCGGCGCAGGCGCGCCGGGCATGAGCCCGTGGCGCCTCGGCGCGATCGCGAAGCTGCGCTGA